In a genomic window of Penaeus monodon isolate SGIC_2016 chromosome 27, NSTDA_Pmon_1, whole genome shotgun sequence:
- the LOC119590756 gene encoding thiopurine S-methyltransferase-like → MSSDERVKYWDSVWSNGRTHWHAKEVNFALKNHGHLLLPGPRRRVLVPLCGKSVDMKWFYDNGHSVVGIEGVEMPVKEFFEENDISYTTEELSWGKLYSSDDRRLQLYFCDLFEAKPEELGKFDAVWDRGSLVAIYEXXTRRYSQFMKSVLAPDFRYLVNLMQYRPNELFSGPPRSIPNELVLQLFGDVCELNVLETLQWGKEEGPMYEYGMQEVVALLTPKK, encoded by the exons ATGAGTTCAGACGAGCGGGTGAAATACTGGGATAGTGTGTGGAGCAATGGCAGAACACATTGGCATGCAAAGGAAGTTAACTTTGCTCTGAAAAACCATGGACACCTTCTCCTGCCGGGCCCTCGAAGAAGGGTGCTCGTGCCGCTGTGTGGGAAGTCCGTCGACATGAAATG GTTCTATGACAACGGTCATTCTGTGGTGGGAATCGAAGGCGTTGAGATGCCGGTCAAGGAATTCTTCGAAGAAAATGACATCTCATACACTACAGAGGAGTTATCCTGGGGGAAACTGTACAGT TCGGATGACCGCAGATTGCAGCTCTACTTCTGCGACCTGTTTGAGGCCAAGCCGGAAGAGCTGGGAAAATTCGACGCAGTGTGGGACAGAGGTTCCCTTGTGGCCATCTACGAAGNNN TAACCCGCAGGTACAGCCAGTTCATGAAGTCCGTGCTGGCCCCTGACTTCCGCTACCTGGTGAACCTCATGCAGTACAGACCCAATGAATTGTTCAGCGGACCGCCCAGGAGCATCCCCAACGAGCTCGTCCTTCAGCTTTTTG GCGACGTGTGCGAGCTGAACGTGCTTGAGACGCTGCAGTGGGGCAAGGAGGAGGGGCCCATGTACGAGTATGGCATGCAGGAAGTGGTCGCTCTCCTCACTCCCAAGAAATAA